The Pyrenophora tritici-repentis strain M4 chromosome 9, whole genome shotgun sequence sequence TCCTCACACAAATCTGCGAGACCAATCTCAGTCAGAAAGTCTTCCTGCCAGCCTTTGACACTTCCGTCGACGCCAACTGGCACGAAACCTTGCTTGCAAACTACACTGCAGTAGCTCCGGCTCTCGCTTCCAGTAGCAAGATGTGTGAGAGCATCAGTCAGATCGTAGAACTTGCAGCGGTCGAACAGCTCTTTCGGCATGTTGTTCTTGAGCCATAGCACCTTTGGAATCTCCATTTCGATGGACATCTTGCCTCCGACGTATCGAAGGAGGTTGTGCTTCGTGGCATTAATCTTGTTTGTCTCTTCCACAGGACGGTGGTCAAGCCATAGTATGACATTACGGTCGTTACCGTCCTTGTTGTCGAAGTTCGGCCCAGTCACAGGGACGGGCTCATCTGTGTCGTCTCTAAAGACAGCGAGCGAGCAGGTAGCGTCGAAACCAATACCGCGAATGGTGCTTCCGTCGATGTTGTGCTGGTCCATGGCCCGACGGACGGAAGAACAGATGCATCGCCAAATGTCTGTTGTGGATTGTTCCTGGGCTGGTTCAGTTTTCTGTTACGCACGGGTGTACCTTGAAACGGGCGCAGTACATAGTAGCCTGTCTGTGGTTGCCACAGACCAATGTTCTCTGATGCCAGTCCTACAATATCACCCTGGTCGTTCATAATACAGGCTCGTGCACTACCGGTACCAACGTCGATGCCAATGTAGTGATCAACTTGAGGATGGAGCTCATTGCGAGGGTCTGTCGACAGTTGCCGCGACTGCTTGCGCTGGTTCTGCCTGAAAGGAATTGCGCCAGCCATTGTGGATGAAATTCAAGAGTGACAGTGGTACGAAAGGTTGGAGGAGAGAAAGTGAAGTGAACACAGCAGAGACCCTGTAAATTCAGAAAATAATGTTGAGCTACAACACAGCTCTCGATGCGAGATGAGCTCATACGAGGTCTGGAGAAGCCCTAGTATGGTGGGGGTGGGGCAATGGAGAGCTGATTGACCCAGACGTTCTGCAATCGGCTATCGAGTATCAGGGTCGTCGGCTTGAGCGCCGATCTACTCGCTGAAGGGACAGAAAATTGTGGGCATCGTGAGCCTCGGGTCCGCTTGTTCAGGCATGCCGGACACTGCTGCTGGCTGTCAAGGACGCCACGTAAAGCAGCTTCACTTAGTAATCGGGGCGACTTCGGAACACATGGAGAGTAAGGTATGTCAATTCGTCGCCACAGGTATGGGAGGAAGGGGAAGGCGGGGGAGCGTCGAGGCGAGGATCTGGTTTGAGTGAAGGTACTTCGGTGATACGATTCCCCGCGGTGAGCTAGCCCAAGCTTCCGCCCCAGCATCACCGCGGATACATACCGCAACCAATTGCAGCCGTATTCCACAATGCTACTTTCCAAGCTTCTTTTGCTGCCCGTTGCGCTCGCATCGTCGGTGACGCTCTACGTCTCTTCTGTTCCTGCCTCGGCGTCTGCAGACACGGCCATTGTCGCCTCCCCCATCCCACTCGCGCAGATCGAATACGATGCAGACCAATCCGTCGGCACTCTAGCCTCCTATACACCACCCACAGGCTCTTACTCGCCTGGTCATCTTCTACGCGTCGGTCTCACAGACTCTGTGTCCGGCCCGTGGCGCGGTGTCCTCACATCAGCTGCTAGCTTCTCTGATCAATACCACAAGAAGTTTGTCATCCACGTTGACGACAAGGGCGAGCCATACCACATCGGTTTCCGCACAAGGGTCAAGGGCAGTGAGGAAGAGGTGGAAGTTGAGATTGTGAAGAAGAACGATGGGCCTAAGCCGGTGCTGAACAAACCTATCGTGTTGAATGCGGATGGAAAGGTTGACGGAAAGGAACCAGAGAAGACATTCCTACAAAAGTGCGCAAAGATGCACTCATTGATGGTTACCGCCATGCTAACAACTGCGCAGATACTGGTGGGCTCTCGCGCTCTTCTTGGTAGTGCAGCTAGTCGCAGGTGGCGGTGGAGAGAAATAAGTCCAGGCAGTCACATGTTATGACTATCAAGCTTTTATCCATGATACCTTTCCTCATACATACGCAATTCCAAGGTCACACTTTGCTGACGACATGTTGGATCTGACCCCCCTGAAAACGCATTATCATTAGCACAGCAGTGTGTGCTTCAACTATTTGAAGTAAAAGTCATTAGCTATGATACAATGTGTGTCGTCCATGTCATCCCTGTCATAACCATCATGCTGAGATAATTTTCTCTTGAATACAAGTATACAACCACCCTGATGTTCCTCAAGCAAGGGCAGAGGTAGCAGCGACTGGATAGGGGCGAATTGGCATTTGGATACCAGTCTTGGGCACGGCTACAGCAGATGCGGCCAAAGAAGATAGGGTTGGAATGGATCCAGTCGAGGATGAAGTAAGAGGAGTGCGAACAGCAGGCGAAGGGGTTGACTTTGGCTGGTGAACATCCATTGGCAAGATTTCTGTCTTCAACTCCCTGGTCTTCTTCTGCTTCGGTTCGGGCGCCTTCTCGTTTTCCTGAACGTAGAATTTGCGTAGTAACATGATTGCTTCTTCTCGGAAGATGCCGCCGGTGACTGGGTAAGGTTTGTCGACACTGGGACTATGTGAAGTTAGCATCCGCAACATAAAAGTTGACATGTACTAGTGTTCAAGTATTGCTTATCACCCCGGAGGTGTGTAGGTGCACTTACTCCGAGTGGATGTTCAACACCCCACCGGTTCCGCCAAATCGCTCATTCCAGCAGCCAAAGTAAACAGCTCGGATGCCGTACTGACGGAGCATGGAAGCGCACATGACGCATGGCTCGACGGTGACATAGAGATCTGTCTCATTTAGGATGCTGATGGGATGCTTGGACAAGATGCCGGCAATGGCGACGAACTCGGCGTGTCTGGTGCCATTCAGAGTGCGATTTGTCTCGTTCATGCCTCGGCCGATGATTTCGCCATCTTTGACAAAGACACAACCAACAGGCGTCTCGTCGCTCTTGAGTGCCAGTTCAGCCTAGAGCAAGTGATGAGTCAGCATTCATACTCTTGTAGACGACTAATTGCAGTGGCAGCTAGGGCTAAAAGTCAAAGGATATAGGGTCTGACACACCATAGCGATAGCCTCGCGCATGAAGCCCTCGTGATACGCTCTCTCCTCCGGATCCATGGCGTCTGGTACGTGTGTCGCGTCGTAGTCTTGGCAATTATCTTGGGTGAGCGGTGGTGAAATGTTTGCCTGTGTAGGTTGCCTGGTCAAGTGCAGATAGTACAGGGTCAGGCCAAGAACGGCAGACCCAAGCGCAAAAGGCGCCCATGGTCCCTTCCCATGCGAAATTCCAATCATGCCCAGGTGAAGCAGTTGCGACCATCTAGCATGGCCTGAAACCGAGTGCGTGCAGGTCGGTCTTCTCACCGTCGTGCGCCGACCTCTGACCCTAACACGGTTTCGGCACGCACTAGCGCCTAGTTTACGTGGACGTGGAAGCCGCGACCGACGGATGGGCTGAGCATACCAAGAAGCAACCACTGTCATCCAACAAGCCTAGGCAACGACAAACATTCACCGCACACGATTTCGCATCCACCGCACAGCCACAATTGCATTACGCAGCACCGCAACATACATCAACACCGCGTGCCCATTTCAACACAGTGTTCCCCAAAGCTCCCGTCATCCCAGAGCTCCGTCCAGCTTGCGCCATCAACAAAGGCACCGAGACGGCATACTGAACACGTTTGCACTACATCCCCTTTTGCACCACCGAGGACGTCTGTACCCATAATACCACCAGCCCTACCGTAAATATGACGCTCGCAGAAGAGTTCAAGTCGCGGAATTTCAGTAAGACTCGCGCTTCACAAGTTGTGACACCTTTTGCTGACATGGCATCTTTCCAGGTATCTACGGTCAATGGTTTGTAGTCGCGCACCGCACTGCATATGCGCCATGGAATAATATACTAAACAGCCCTCTAGGACCGGAGTGCTTTGCATATTCCTCTGCTTCGCCCTCGGCATCGCCAACATCTTCCACGCCAACTTTGTCATCGCATTCAGCATTGTTTGCTTGTACGTCTCCGCCTCCCTTGCTTGTACTGAAACGTGCACCTAACCAGCGCTGCAGAGTATGTTccttcatcatcatcttcatcgAAATTCCGCTGCTCCTGCGCATCTGCCCGACGTCCCCAAAGTTCGATGAATTTATCCGCAAATTCAGCTCAAACTACATGCGCGCTGCCATTTACGGTGTCATGAGCGTCATACAATGGATCAGCATCTGGCCTCAGGCCACGAGCCTCATCGTTGCAGCCATCTTCCTGCTACTCGCCGCCGTCTTCTATGCGCTTGCTGGCTTCAAGGGCCAACAGTTCCAGGGCAGTAAGACGCTTGGAGGTCAGGGTGTTGCGCAGATGATCATATAAGGGCAGAGATATGCAGGATGGGAACATCACGACATTTGGACGACGAAGGAATTGACGTTGGCATGGAATGCCAGTAAACGAACAGTTTCGTAATGGCTCCGTGAGCTGCGAGATGGACTACACCACCACTATTGTTTGCCTGCTCATCTATATGATACCTCAGGTTGAGTTTCTTGTATCATAAGTCAGCGGCTGGGCGTTTCGGGGGCTATGTTTTGTATGAGAATTGCTTGGATCCGCGAGCGCTTAGTCGGCCGTTTTCTTAACAATCGAGTATTTGTACTAAGCTGCAAGAATGATTTGGCCATATGTGGGGGAACCTACGTAAGTGTACATGTGGAGAGTAGCGCAGGGCCTACATGATGGCCTATGACGATGTTCTAGAAAACCGATGAGTTTTCGAAGCGCCACATTTGCCTGAGAAGATCGACGCACCCTCTCGATGAGCGCAACATGTTGGGCAGCGACTGGCCTTGGCCACGGGAGAGTCACTGTGCCAAACATGTCCGACGGAGAGTGTCAAACCAAAACCGCGGAAACGCACATATTCTCAGCTGGCTTCTGCTTGTCTTTCGCGTGACGATTACTGGCTGCTAGGGTCTGACCAGGAACCACGCCTTGCTCGGCGCGGGGAACGCTAACAGCCTAGTAGTGTCGGGCTTCGCACAGGTGGTGAAGATCCTGCCACACAGATGGCGGCTGCAGACTGGAATTACCCAAAAGTACCGTACATGTGATACAAGATGGTTTGCATGTGGCTTGCGGACAAGAGGTATGTATTCGCGAGTGTTGGCGGGGTCCGGGCTGCGAAACATGTCCATGTGCTTGTTGGTCGTATAGTCCCGGATACAGAATAGTGTATAAGCAGGCACTCGTGTCTGCTTTTGCGTTGGACGTGGCCCACTGTGTTAGATGGACAACGTTGAA is a genomic window containing:
- a CDS encoding Cg6151-P multi-domain protein, which produces MTLAEEFKSRNFSIYGQWTGVLCIFLCFALGIANIFHANFVIAFSIVCLVCSFIIIFIEIPLLLRICPTSPKFDEFIRKFSSNYMRAAIYGVMSVIQWISIWPQATSLIVAAIFLLLAAVFYALAGFKGQQFQGSKTLGGQGVAQMII
- a CDS encoding CumB, Cytosine-adenosine deaminase; the encoded protein is MIGISHGKGPWAPFALGSAVLGLTLYYLHLTRQPTQANISPPLTQDNCQDYDATHVPDAMDPEERAYHEGFMREAIAMAELALKSDETPVGCVFVKDGEIIGRGMNETNRTLNGTRHAEFVAIAGILSKHPISILNETDLYVTVEPCVMCASMLRQYGIRAVYFGCWNERFGGTGGVLNIHSDPSVDKPYPVTGGIFREEAIMLLRKFYVQENEKAPEPKQKKTRELKTEILPMDVHQPKSTPSPAVRTPLTSSSTGSIPTLSSLAASAVAVPKTGIQMPIRPYPVAATSALA